CATGAACAATCGGCCCACGAAGCCTCAGATcttgaaggagaagaagacccGCAAGACGAAAGCGAATTTGAGTACGAAGAACTCGACACAGTTTGCTTTGACGCCATGGAAGATGCCCAATTTGCAGCGCATGATCTCTATGGCCAACAAACTCAAGAAACCTCAGACCTAGAAGAGGGCGAGAATGACGATAACGAATTCGAGTACGAGGAGCCTGAAACAATTTGCTTTGACGCCATGGAAGATGCCCAATTTGCAGCGCATGATCTCTATGACCAACAAACTCAAGAAACCTCAGACCTAGAAGAGGGCGAGAATGACGAGAATGAATTCGAGTACGAGAAGCCTGAAACAACTTGCTTTGACGCCATGGAAGATGCAAACCTCGCAGAGAATGACTTGTATGACGAAGAAGGTCAGATGGCAGGCTCAGTCATAGAGGACAGGAATTATCCCGAAGACGAGCTGGCAATTCTGGAGCGCGAGATCCAGGAGGAAGGGTCCCGAGAATCGACCCCAGTGCCCTCTCAGACTACAGATATGCAAGAACTATATGTGGAAGAGCAGCCGAATGAACTTGCTTCGTCCTCCAGGTCACCATTGAAATTGACCTATGGCGACGAAGCCCAGCCAACGGTTGACTTGGAATATTTCTTGGAAAGTGAACGTGAATGGCAAGAAGAGGCCGTTCTTCAacccgaggaagaggaaaaattGATGCGGGAGGAAAGCGATGTGGAAGACACCGAGTCTATCCTGGCCGGGCCTGAGTTTGCTACAATCTCATCTAAACCTGCTTCGCCAGAGGAGAACAAGCATGCCGAAAACGTTCAAACCTCTTTCCAAAGGACGAAATCAATTGCTTCACCACAACCAAGTCCCATGGGCGGCGAATTTACTCCTTTCGCCTTGAATCGCCCGGCCAACTCAGAGAATGAACTTGGCTCCACCCTCGATGCCAAGAATGCCAATATTGTCATCATTGACACACCCCTGCATGAAGAAAATAATTGGACGCCAAACACCCAGGCCGACAGTCCTCCGTTAAAGACACCTAGTTTCTTCAACACACCAAGCGTTGCTGATCAGCACCAATCCCCTGCTGAGTCTAGCCTAGGTTTTACGCCACTGGCGCAAAAGTTTGGCCGTTGGGAACAGAATACCCCTTCCCAGGCTAGATCACTCCGACCGCGTCGCCGTGGAGTTTTCTCGTTAGTAGGCCCCTTGGACCGCAACAACAACGAAACTGCAACAAATTCTGAAGTTGTGTCGTATCCCGATTTGTCAAAGAGCCCTTTGGCGAAAATCTCCTCTTTGTTTGCCGAACTGCCACTTCAGCCTCAAAGCAATGATCCTCGCATGAACCTTGAGTATGAACCGACTCCACGGCGATCTTCCTTCTATGAAGACTCCAAAACAATAGACTCGCCGAAAACAAGCACGGATATTTTCGAGGATCCTGATTCCGAGATCATTGAACTGGAACATTTTTCTACCACTGAAGTCTCGCAAGGCCAGGCCCAAAAGTTTCATCTACTAGATGACAAGGAGAACTGCGGTCCTACAATTCTTCCTTCAACCCCAATGAAGGCTCAACTCCAACCCGACGAACTACGTACCATTCACACCGTGTCAAAAGTGCCCCTGAAAGCCGCTGGTGATGTATCACCTCTAAAGCTGTCCCGCAAGAGAGGCCTGTCGCTCTCAAGCCCATCTCCCACTCGGTCTTCTTCACGCGTTCGCAAGCCCACCTATAAGGCACTTAATGACAGTGTACCAGTTTTGTCTCCCTCTCGGAAATCTCCACGGGTGAGCAGAAGTCCGACACCAAAACGTCGTTCTATTGCAGGTAGACGCAGCAGTGTTAAAACACCTGTGTTGGCTGCGCATGATACTTCTGCCATAACGGCTAGTCCTGCCAAGAAGCCGCGTCGTAGCATTAGCACTGAACAGAAAGCTCTGCACGGGGCGGTCGTGCATGTGGATGTTCATACAACCGAGGGTGAGGATGCCTCCGGTATCTTTGTGGAACTATTGCAGCAAATGGGTGCCCGGTGTGTGAAGTCCTGGTCCTGGAACCCTCGTTCCAGTCTATCGCCAGTTGATGATGTAGAACCCAAGGACTTGAGAATTGGTATCACCCATGTTGTGTATAAGGATGGTGGTTTGCGAACCCTGGAGAAAGTCAAGAAGGCAGCGGGCCTTGTCAAGTGTGTTGGAGTCGGCTGGGTCCTCGAGCAAGTTTCCCTTTTGTATACTATTATTTTACATTGCGTTTCTGACTGTTATTTCTAGTTGTGAACGGGAAAACCAATGGCTCAATGAAACCCCGTACGCGGTTGACTGCTCTATCATCCCACGTGGAGGCGCCAAGCGCCGCAAAAGTATGGAGCCTCGTGCGCTAAGCAATGTGAACGGCACACTCGTGCGCATTTCCGAATCTCCCGTGCCGTCTGCCGTCCGACGTCGCAGTGGTGTCAACGCAGGTGCCGTTGAGGGTTTCCGCAAGATCACACCTTTAACCCACCAGCAGCAGATGCCATCCACACCCCCACAACAGTCCTCTGCTGATAGGTACCATTTCCCTGCTACTCCAGGATACAACTTCGCCAACCTTGATGCCATTGGCATGTCGCCCGCTACGCCCGGATTCCTTGGCAATCGCTCCAAGCTTCTCCAACAGTCCTGCCCACCAAAGCAGAGCAACCGAGGTCTGTTCCCGAGTGCTAAGCCCGCGAGCAATATTCTGGATGACGGACAAGACGAGGAATCTAGGAGACAGCGCCGCTTCCGTATGGAGGCTGCCAGGCGCAAGAGTCTTGTTTACAAGCCTTCCATCGCTAGCCCTCTTGTTCCTTGATTTTTTCTCATTTTTGGCATTGCTCGTGTTCTGTAAATCCATACCCCGTCACTGTAAATATGGGGACATCTCTTTGTTTAGGCGTTTTTTGACATTTGCCCCACGACCGCGAGCTGGACAGGTTGGACTATTTTTGCGCAAGGCCAAAGGTTGTTACTTCTTGTTTTGAATCTCAATTAAACTAAACATAATCCCAGCTTAAACTAAATGCAGACTCATATCCACGATCAACTTGCAAAACACATGACTTTTGATTCAGAAACTCGATGATACTACCCAAAATGTTTTCGTTGTCGCTTCACCGCTTCACCATACGATATTACTCCTGCGACTCTTCACGATAGAATCCAGCAACCAAGAAAGCGAGCTCCAATGCCTGCTTCTCATTCAAGCGCGGATCACAGAATGTCGTATACCGCTCCCCAAGCCCATCCTCCGTCAGCCCAGCAGCACCACCCACACACTCAGTGACAGCCTCCCCAGTAAGTTCAAGATGCATACCACCAAGGAATGACCCAGCAGCACGATGGATTTCCAACGCCTGCTTCAACTCAGACAAGATGTCTGTAAAATGGCGGGTCTTCACACCAGATGGCGTGCTCTGGGTATTGCCATGCATAGGGTCACATTGCCAGACAGGGATATGACCAGAGGCCTGCACAGCGGCAATATGGCCAGGAAGGAAGTTGGCGATTTTCGAAGCGCCGTACCGGGAGATCAAAGTCACCTTTCCAACCTCACGATCCGGGTTAACGATATCCAAAAGCTGCACCAGCTCGTCCGGCGCCATACTAGGCCCGATCTTGATTCCGATGGGGTTGGCGATCCCACGGAAGAACTCGACGTGCGCACCGCCGAGTTGGCGTGTGCGATCACCGATCCAGAGGAAGTGGCCGGATGTCGCGTAATAGCCTGTCTCGGGGGACGCGGTGCTGCTTCCTGCGTGCACTGGGTGGCGAAGGAGTCTGGTTAGGCTCTGCTCGTATTCCAGGGAAAGACCCTCGTGACTGGTGAAGATGTCGGCTGTCTCGAAGCCACGGTCTTTGTCGATTCCTACTGTGTGCATAAAGCGCAGGGCATCCTTTACCGCGCCGACGGTTTTGGCGTATTGCTCTTTGATTGAGGGCGTGATTACATGGCCCAGACCCCAGTCTAGTGGGGAGTGCAGATCTGCCAGGCCTGATGACAGGGAGGCACGGAGGTAATTTAGGGTTGCCGCGGAGTGGAAGTAGGCTGAGACTAGACGGGATGGGTCTGGATGGCGGGATGCAGCGTCTGCCGCGAAGCCATTAATGTTGTCACCGCGGAAAGAGGGCATTTCCACTCCGTTGATGACCTCTGTTGGACTTGAGCGTGGCCTAGTTTTGATATTAGGTTTGTGGTTATGAATTCATGAATTAAGAACCTACTTTGCGAACTGGCCTGCAATCCGAGCAATACGGATGACGGGCTTATTGGCACCTATCGATGGATTAGTTGCCagtttctttgctttttgcAGAAGTCCCTCTGACGTACCCCAGATGAGAACCAAACTCATTTGCAACAAGAGCTTGACCTTGGCTTCAATCATTTCTTGGCTGCAATAGTCGAAAAGCTCCGCACAGTCACCTGTTTGAATTGCTTAGTCCTTGTGGTTAGGAAAGATTTTCCTGTGCAACGTACCACCCTGGAGAACGAATGCTTTGCCCAAAGCGACATTTCGTAGGCTTTTCTTAAGATTGATAATCTGACAACCAGGTCAAAATGATAGTTCTTCTATCGTCTAACGAAAATACATACTTCTTGTGTGGTCACAAGGGGAGGGAGCTTCTGTAGTTTCTGCAGCGACTCTTTCAGCCCTGGAAGATCTTCGTAAATGACATCTTGCTTGATGGGCTTTTGCGTCCAAGCTGAGTATAGTCAGTGACACTAGAACAGACGAGGAAATGGGGGTTGCGGATTTTTGCTCTTACAACTAGGGCTCCATTCGGCCATGGTGGGCAGTTGATCCCGAAAGGTGGCGGGAGGATTTTAAGTGTCTTCCCTTTTGACGTGCAGTAACAAACAAATGCAATGAGAGATGTGTCAAGATCGGCAGTGGAATGAGTACAATTTCTCAGAACTAGCAACAAAGGACAAGCGAAAAGATATCACGGGCCCATAATAAAGAAAGCCAACATTGTGGTGTGTGTACGTGAGACGCTTATTCCCGGGGCTCGGATGACTCATTTTGATGCCTGATAAAATAGGCACTCCATTGATCTCACTTTCTGTGCGACCAGGTACAAGTCAAGAGGTACTTATTCGATGGTTTGAGGAATGGAGGTTAGAGGTtgctacggagtacatattGCGAATTCTATGGAACCCTTTGGTCTGTGCCCAATGGGATTCTTTATTTGCAATCAAGCAACACTGTGTGAGTTTGGAAAGAGCTACATGGAACTGTTAGAAATGActagcaaataggtccttAGGGTTAGTTTTATCTAAGTGTCCTCAGATGACTTCTTGGATAGTTTTAGAGGTCTGTTTCAGATATCTCTGAGTGACCCTTGAACCTTGCAAACGGTCTGACTGGACTAAGCGGGCGGTTTTCTCCAACACCACGCACTGTCTGCAGTGTTTTGTGATGTCACACATGCAGCATTTTAAATCATGATGAATTGAGACAAAACAGTTATAGCAAAGCTATGTTTGCCCTGGCTGTATGTTGTAACAGGACTGATAAAGTCGAACGTTATGTTATGTTCGTGGAATCGGATCGAATGAGTGGGATTAATCACATTCAACAGAGTTTTTAATAGCATAAGCACTAGTCGATACGGAGTAGACGACTACGGAGTTCCCCGTACCAGACCACCACGTACCCAGTGAACCATCATGTACGGTCAGGTATCACGCCCTACAGTGAAATTCGAAATTACCCATTGGCAGACGTACTCCGTAGGGCTTAGGGCATTGACAAGTGTAATGTCAAGCCCGTCATATCGAGGACGTACTAAAATTGACAAAGTCCAGAGGCAACAACccttattttttttccaagtTTAATACTCTCCTTAGGGAAGGCTCCATTTAGAATTGCCGATATGAATACCAAGCACACCGTACGTACAGATTTCATATTCTTCACTACCCCAGACTAGCTAAAtttagaaaagaaaaggacgGAACACGGAAATAATAAAAAAAGGGGCACGATAGATCGTAATCGACTCCAGCGCAAATGCACCAGAAATTAGTCCCAGCCATAGCACAGGCAACTTTCGCATCGAAATGCCTAGCGTCGAGGAAATTGGTCAAATTGGTCTAATCGGGCCGACTGATTGGCCAATTACCCGTGGCGTCGCCATTTTAGGCAAGCGTCGATGTGGCTTTTGCTTGTTTAGTACTAGCGTGGCCCTAACCAAAGTAAAAACGTGGGGCCTGGGCCCTGGGCCCTTTCAAGGTTCCACGGTTGAAAGAGCCCCATAGCCGCCGTCTCTTCGGCTCTTCTATTTAAGCCCTCgttgttttcctttcccCTATTCCCTATCCCCTGTCCTCACACACTCTTTTAACCATGCAGTACACGATCCTTGCCACTCTTTTCCTCGCCGCCACGGCTCTGGCTGCCCCTGCGGATTCTACTGCCACATCTTCAGGCACTGATTCCGCCGATAGCGATAATGCTTACGACATTGCGGATGTACCCAGCTCCATCATGACGGTTCTGGCAACGGCCATCCCGTCCTCTTGGTATAACGACATCATGGACCCCACCTCCCTCTCTTCGATTGTCAGCGAAGTTGCGGCTGGAACCTACCCCGCTTGGTACAACGCACTGCCTAGCAGCGTCAAGGCATGGGCCACTTCCAACATCAATGACCAGATCTTTGATGCTACGGCAACCGCCGATAGCAGTGCTGCTCAGACTGAGACTGCTGATAACAGCGCCATCGAAACTGGCTTCTCCACCGCTGCCAGCCAGACCTCCAATGCTGTCGAGATCTCTTCCAATGCTGCCGAGACCACTTTGGCTTCCACTCCCTCCTCAGACTCTAGCTCTGACGCTGCCATCACCCCCTCTGCCTCCAGTTCTGATTCGAGCTCCAGCTCTACATCgtcttctccctcttcttcgaAATCTACTGGTGGCGCCCCCGCTCCCACTGGAGGCATTGCCTTGAGTGTTGCTGGTGCAGCTGGTGCTttggctctggctctggccCTGTAGAGCATTTCTGAGGATTTATTCGCTCGCGTGTAATCAACTTGGACTCAAGGTACATAAATCTCTGTGTACGTTAACGCTTCACTAAATATGTACATACACGTGGAGGTACTGAATTTCATTGCAAATACAGTATGGGATGAATTGTGAACTACATGTCCTCTAAACCTTGCACCATGTGGACGAGTCATATTGTCTATCAATCGTTACAAGCTCCAAAAGAGCAAATTGGCTTCAGAGTTCGCGGGTTACGCAGAATTCAAAACCATATCCAGCTTGACTCTCACTATCTATGTTCGAGATCAACTACCGCCGAAATCCTGAGAACACACGATAGGTACAATGAATTGCTCTCGGTTTGCAGTCTGTGTAGAAGTAAGAGGTCAACATGTCTAAAATCGATATAAGCagggatgatgatgatgatgatgatgaattcattgacccgatttagctcgctattacatacatgctgaATATAAGCAGGGATGCAGTCTAGAAAATCAGACCATGCAACCTACTGAATCAAACATCTTAACTACTTGTGATTCAAGTTTCTAAAATTGTAACAAGGGTGTCGTAAGTTGCTCGGTCTTTTCGCCAAACCAGGTTAAAAATCGTCAAAATCAATACCAATCGAAACTGATGCTACCCGACCAACCAAACAATCTAGGTCATTAGTCAGACACCCGATCCTTGATGGAGTCTAGCAGCCTAAGAAGGCGATTGTACACGGTTCTGTCGCTATTCGGGCGATTCCTGAGTCTCCACGACAACATGTTCAGCTTGAACTGAAGCTTGGGACAGTCCTGGATGAACTCATCGGCGAAGTAAGTAAGGGTCTCCCCACGCACGGTCTGGCAGCCTGGAACATGCTCAAACATGGCCTGTCCCGTGATTTGGATAGTGTCAACCTTAATTGTAAGTTGATTTAGGTTATCAattgtgagggatggatgatgacatacatattattaagcagcgtacttatcctacgcaacaactctatagtaataagatcatctttaccacaaccagcttaattccataacacatTGGTAGCATGTCCTGATTAAGCCAGAGGTCCTCTGGTTAGGCATACCATACGGTTACCGAATTTTCCGGTCGCTAAGCCCCTGGGTTACCAGCGGTAGAAGGGTTCAGATCACCTACAAGATCACCTACGCTTCGCATACAACTTACGCCTCCCTCAGCTCACTACCCCACTAGCCCCAATGCAGGGCACACAGCAGGACGTCCCGCAGGGACCTTCGTCCAATATCACCCTGTCGAGGGCTGAACTGCATGAAATCCTTGATGACGCGCTTACTCGAGCTAAACGAGGTCGACAACGTTCGAGCAATAGTTGACGAAGTCATCACGGCGCGTCGTGACGATATCCGCGGGCCACCGGGTCGAGACGGACAGGATGCACCACATAGCACCGCGCACTGGAAGACGGACGACGTAGGTTACTTCACACCTGACCCTACGTCAGACGTACATGTACGCACTCTTCGGGGAACCATGTACTACACGAATGTTTATGCCTTCATCAACCTGCTAaaggcattgatcccgttgaAATCTGAGGAAGTGGTCCGAGCGAACCTACCATCGTGCCTGCGGGAGGCAGCAGCTCGATGGTACAGCGCGGAGCTGTCAGACGAAGAGAGGCAGGATTTAAGTGTCCGCTCTCTGGAGTTGGGCTGGTTCGCCACCCTTGAAAGACGGTTCAAGCCGCGCGCCACAGAGGCGATCGTCAAAGTGATGGCACCGTCATCAGTCTACTCCTGGCGGGACGTACGCGCAGGGCGCAGTGTTACAGAATGGGCCCAAAACATGTTACGAGACGCCCAAGCAGCCGAGATAACAGGTACTACAACAGTGCTCCGCCTAGTGTGGACACGTCTTGAACCAGCACTTCAGCGTGACATACGGGAACCCAGCCCAGCTACCACGATCTCGCAGTTCATGGCAGACTTAGATTTGCGTTATGGACAGTGGTATGAGATGTCGCAACGCGCTCGACCGATGCAGCGTCAGACGCAGCCCCAATCAGTTCGTTATCAAGGTCAGCAACACCAGCCCCAGTATAATCCTCGTAATGCAGGTTACGCCTACGGTCGTGGACAACAACCAAACCAGCTACCCTTCCGTCCACGGGACACACAAACTGACAATCGCCAGCTTATGTGGAATTCGATTCCTAACGTACAACGTCAATCACAGCAGCAGTTCCCTAGGAATGCTTACCAGCCACCGCCAAATGTTCCTCAAATCCAGGCTCAGCGTACGTCTTACGTACCGCCTcagcaacaacaaccacAAGGAGCCTACCAGCCgcgtcagcagcagcagcagcagccgcCGCAGGGCCAGACCAACCTAGCCGGCCAGCTCTTGCTCTCTGACAAGCCGTGGAATCAAGCCGGTTACTCCAACACAGGCTACGTAGCGCGGCAGCCACGCGCTCGGCCAGCTGCAGCATACCAAGCGGAGCCACAGGAAGTTGCTCCTCCCGACGAGAGCTTGCCAGCGTTTTACGACGGCCAGCACTTCTATGACCCCCACAATGACGCGTATTATGTAGATGAGGAATACAACAGCTATGCGGAGTACCCTGAGGAGGATCCTCAAGCGTACTGGCAGGCCCCTCCTTTTCAGGACAACGAGGACGACCATGACCAACCATGTTACTCCGTGACAGAGGATCTCACACCTACCGCCACCTGCCTACACTGCTCTGCCGCCTTTTTATCCAATAACAAACTCCACGCGCACCTAAAGGACTGCGCTTCGAGACACACAGCAGCCGCAGTCGATGACACCACCGTTGCGTACTACGTATCCCAGCAGGATGGTACTGAGACGGATGCCCTACCCCCGGACTTGCCAATAATCAGATCAGACCGGGCACGAGCTACTCAGCCGGGTATGGCTTACAAGTCCTGGCGATATGCGTCGACCGTCGTCGGATTGATAGACCAACATAAGCTGCTTGTCGCATGCCTCGATACCGGATGCGTCATGACCATTATTGACGCAGACCTTGCAAAGTCCCTAGGAATCCCGTTGCAAAAGTGTACACCAGTGCCCGTCGCcgggatcggatcccgcCATTTATCGTCCGCATTTGTCTCGTTCGATGCTTTCTTCCGCGGCGCGGATAACGCAGCTTGTATCCGCATCGAGGCTCATTTGGTCGAAAACCTAAAAGCGAAGCTCTTGATCGGGATGGACGTCATAGGTCATGAAGGCTTCCGGTTGGACTTTGACGCGAAGACAGTCAAGATCCCGTCATGTATGGGTCTGGAGATTCCGATTTCCACACACGCTAAGCCCCACCACGCGGCCCAGCGGGCAGTCTACGCAGCTGAACACGTCCTCATTCCCCCGCGCTCTATTGTGCGTGTGCCAGCGCGTGTGCAGGCAACGCTGCCTGATGATCGGGATTACGTATTTGAAGGTCGTCATCGCCAAGCTGCATTTTACTCTCATTTGGTCGAGGCAAACTTTGCCTGGGTCCAAGCTGTCAACG
The nucleotide sequence above comes from Penicillium digitatum chromosome 1, complete sequence. Encoded proteins:
- a CDS encoding protein hob1, whose amino-acid sequence is MQYTILATLFLAATALAAPADSTATSSGTDSADSDNAYDIADVPSSIMTVLATAIPSSWYNDIMDPTSLSSIVSEVAAGTYPAWYNALPSSVKAWATSNINDQIFDATATADSSAAQTETADNSAIETGFSTAASQTSNAVEISSNAAETTLASTPSSDSSSDAAITPSASSSDSSSSSTSSSPSSSKSTGGAPAPTGGIALSVAGAAGALALALAL
- a CDS encoding BRCT domain translates to MARAAVIPQSPARRVARTSTKSTAAADAKKKAPQRATPARRSAPSTLDAESDDELGFITSKPANPTGRPLGRPATKPKVTATVAGQGKKASSVSLADTSTPQNNASEKKLGQQTEALKKRVGRPRKTPLPAEAAATKPEAAPKTRGRPRLATTAKAPATRGTVSTSRRTRAAVDTADETKLNQITISTNSTTMRSNLLRGPAKKKTVKFQNVSDSEAEEPEIPATGRRRVTTKGAGVGKTGLGAAPTRKPVTTGTRGRKPTAAKKDATQPLSPKKAKQVAKSLSAYASSDGEDDELNTINDDTKDRVKLIVHSPVKHGLGKTGLSSPVRRINFTPKKASSFMDENGEPKLPTPKHGSDGIGLGSPVRKINFAPNRSQNTVTDNGHLAIPLSNSINFSDSMIMSSPARRPAPSSPFQFSLRDTPNRGGSFLGGSVNPISAPDFTLGRTSPLKMSPKKGHLGVTFSQYPFQASTSAAPARTPLFQSPAKRIASPFKTSLFSAHASMGPSNTMENDGTPSKTDKIAQSTPPESSPQESQPDELAFEKDTEMVEDVARDIFGIELSSNRMSSSLSSVEKYTPSSELARYSLNDRDTDSLSAEMEAEAESELDEVECEYVQDMDQPEYEEADTICFDAMEDAQFTVHELHEQSAHEASDLEGEEDPQDESEFEYEELDTVCFDAMEDAQFAAHDLYGQQTQETSDLEEGENDDNEFEYEEPETICFDAMEDAQFAAHDLYDQQTQETSDLEEGENDENEFEYEKPETTCFDAMEDANLAENDLYDEEGQMAGSVIEDRNYPEDELAILEREIQEEGSRESTPVPSQTTDMQELYVEEQPNELASSSRSPLKLTYGDEAQPTVDLEYFLESEREWQEEAVLQPEEEEKLMREESDVEDTESILAGPEFATISSKPASPEENKHAENVQTSFQRTKSIASPQPSPMGGEFTPFALNRPANSENELGSTLDAKNANIVIIDTPLHEENNWTPNTQADSPPLKTPSFFNTPSVADQHQSPAESSLGFTPLAQKFGRWEQNTPSQARSLRPRRRGVFSLVGPLDRNNNETATNSEVVSYPDLSKSPLAKISSLFAELPLQPQSNDPRMNLEYEPTPRRSSFYEDSKTIDSPKTSTDIFEDPDSEIIELEHFSTTEVSQGQAQKFHLLDDKENCGPTILPSTPMKAQLQPDELRTIHTVSKVPLKAAGDVSPLKLSRKRGLSLSSPSPTRSSSRVRKPTYKALNDSVPVLSPSRKSPRVSRSPTPKRRSIAGRRSSVKTPVLAAHDTSAITASPAKKPRRSISTEQKALHGAVVHVDVHTTEGEDASGIFVELLQQMGARCVKSWSWNPRSSLSPVDDVEPKDLRIGITHVVYKDGGLRTLEKVKKAAGLVKCVGVGWVLDCERENQWLNETPYAVDCSIIPRGGAKRRKSMEPRALSNVNGTLVRISESPVPSAVRRRSGVNAGAVEGFRKITPLTHQQQMPSTPPQQSSADRYHFPATPGYNFANLDAIGMSPATPGFLGNRSKLLQQSCPPKQSNRGLFPSAKPASNILDDGQDEESRRQRRFRMEAARRKSLVYKPSIASPLVP
- a CDS encoding Phospho-2-dehydro-3-deoxyheptonate aldolase, class II, which encodes MAEWSPSSWTQKPIKQDVIYEDLPGLKESLQKLQKLPPLVTTQEIINLKKSLRNVALGKAFVLQGGDCAELFDYCSQEMIEAKVKLLLQMSLVLIWGANKPVIRIARIAGQFAKPRSSPTEVINGVEMPSFRGDNINGFAADAASRHPDPSRLVSAYFHSAATLNYLRASLSSGLADLHSPLDWGLGHVITPSIKEQYAKTVGAVKDALRFMHTVGIDKDRGFETADIFTSHEGLSLEYEQSLTRLLRHPVHAGSSTASPETGYYATSGHFLWIGDRTRQLGGAHVEFFRGIANPIGIKIGPSMAPDELVQLLDIVNPDREVGKVTLISRYGASKIANFLPGHIAAVQASGHIPVWQCDPMHGNTQSTPSGVKTRHFTDILSELKQALEIHRAAGSFLGGMHLELTGEAVTECVGGAAGLTEDGLGERYTTFCDPRLNEKQALELAFLVAGFYREESQE
- a CDS encoding reverse transcriptase; translation: MTRLLELNEVDNVRAIVDEVITARRDDIRGPPGRDGQDAPHSTAHWKTDDVGYFTPDPTSDVHVRTLRGTMYYTNVYAFINLLKALIPLKSEEVVRANLPSCLREAAARWYSAELSDEERQDLSVRSLELGWFATLERRFKPRATEAIVKVMAPSSVYSWRDVRAGRSVTEWAQNMLRDAQAAEITGTTTVLRLVWTRLEPALQRDIREPSPATTISQFMADLDLRYGQCPNQFVIKLMWNSIPNVQRQSQQQFPRNAYQPPPNVPQIQAQRTSYVPPQQQQPQGAYQPRQQQQQQPPQGQTNLAGQLLLSDKPWNQAGYSNTGYVARQPRARPAAAYQAEPQEVAPPDESLPAFYDGQHFYDPHNDAYYVDEEYNSYAEYPEEDPQAYWQAPPFQDNEDDHDQPCYSVTEDLTPTATCLHCSAAFLSNNKLHAHLKDCASRHTAAAVDDTTVAYYVSQQDGTETDALPPDLPIIRSDRARATQPGMAYKSWRYASTVVGLIDQHKLLVACLDTGCVMTIIDADLAKSLGIPLQKCTPVPVAGIGSRHLSSAFVSFDAFFRGADNAACIRIEAHLVENLKAKLLIGMDVIGHEGFRLDFDAKTVKIPSCMGLEIPISTHAKPHHAAQRAVYAAEHVLIPPRSIVRVPARVQATLPDDRDYVFEGRHRQAAFYSHLVEANFAWVQAVNDTPDPISLRRRDRIGTLYEADMPMACAVEPIAYVMRKTTVFS